In the genome of Arvicola amphibius chromosome 2, mArvAmp1.2, whole genome shotgun sequence, the window ctcccctctgcattaAGTCTCAGTATGGCATCCCcctcatagggaatgggctctaacaaGCTAGCTCTTGTACCAGGGAGAGATccgatcctggtcctactgccaggggcctctCAGATAGCCCAAGCTTCAAAACTAAATAAGAGAACATAACCAGtgaaaacagctttaaaaaaaaaaggagaaattgttCTCTTGGTAAATGGGAGGGGCAAGGGGTACAAAAAATGGCTGCAGAAATATGCTTATCAACGCCTGATGTTTCATAGTGTTCAAGCATACCactctaataaaaattaaaaagttgcttattattattgctgtttaaaaaaagatctcttcttcctccattacAGTCCTCTTTGAACTTTAttgagctgcacacacacacacacacacacacacacacacacacacacacacacacacacagaggcagtaTTAATTTTTCTGAACCTGCCTTATTTCGCTTAACACAATGATCTCCAGTTTCTAAGCCAGGTCTCCGAAGCAAACACAAACAATTttacacacaccagcacacacgtCCACATGGTCACttaaaacacatgcaacaccGTGTCTTTGTGGATTATGAACAGTTTATTAATAAAGGAAACACATGCACCCCCCCCCTTTAAAAACAAACGTATAGAGACACTTCATCTTCTACTCTTGGTTTGCTCAAGgccagggaaggaaacagcagcaCCAAAACACACAGACCCATGGCTCTGAAAGGCACAGTGCTCATGTGGGATAAGAAAATCAGAAGACGTGAACCCATTCCGGTGGCTTCACCACCAAGCATCTGGCCGTCACACAGACGGAGCTTACACTGCACTGCTAAGCACACTGTGGGTTTTTAACCAGAGGAAAATCCAGTGGCATGTGTGTACAAATGCGACCATGGAGCAAGAAGTCAGAGACGGTCGCCAGCAAGTACCAGGACCCAGTTCACGTCTGCAAATGATGGGCATCTTTTAAGTCCATTTCTGGTCGTTTTTGGGTAAACTGCCCCCCCGATACCTGCCCCCGAGAGCTTTGATCCAGTATCTACAGCAATCTCATACATGTACTGTATACTGCACatagaaggaagcagaagagaatcAGGAGATCACGTTGGACATGGATAGAAAACATGTACAGAATGGCATTTGCTGTGGAACACACTGGAAGGCACTCAGAAGAGGACATCTAAGCTCTCCATCCAAAGGAGGAACGGAGGCCGCTACTTGACTACCGTTTCTAGGGCTTTGGAGTAGTTACGGTTCAGGCATGGCTCCAAGGTGCAGCCTACACCAATTTGGACAGAGCTTGGGAGCTACAGATGATGGTCACATGAAGTCACAGATCCGTTGAGTGGGCTCGATTACAGCCAGGCTGTCGTATTCCTATTCCAAGTACTTGCCAAGTCCTGGCCATTTCTCTTCTTTGCAAAATCTTGATTCATTTCATTCTCCTGAAGGAGGCTGTGGAGGGGGCTGTGCAACCTTGCTGTTTTAGGGTTTGAAGGCACAGTCACCATCCTGGCTCCTTGACAGATTTGAAGTGTAACATTTTGCTAAGTGAGAAGCTGTGTGCCTGCTCCTTCTCTGTTGCCCTTCCTGCAGCTTCAATATTTGCAAAACAATGTCAAAATACTGTAAATCCAGCCCAAAGCCGTTTGTTATCCATGCAACGCAATTCTTACACGTACCAGTGCACTTTAGCAAAGGGTCCATTCATTTGGATTTGCTCCTTCTATGCACTTACAATGTTCCCCTCTCTTTGGGGAGTTAAGAATAATTTGATCATATCATAGCAAAATCCCCATTCTATGCAGACCATGCCTACTTCTGACTatgtaagaaaagaagaaacctgCAGGCTAAAAATTATTCTACCCTTTAAAATGCCCGTGAGTCGTTTGTAAAGTATAGAGCAACCTAACTGTGTAGGGATcttaattttctcattaaaaacaaacaaatgaacaaaaaaacaaacaaaaaccctattGGGTTTGCTGGTCGAAGCTGTGAAAGGTGTCCCGTGTGCCCCGTGCACAGAAGCCTCCGTGACCACAGCCTCACTTTTGAAAGGACAGCCTGTGAGATCCCAGATACCCTAACATTTTACTATTTCCATAGAAAACTACCACAAGTCAATGTGAATTCGGTTATTCCCTTACATGTGCATAGGTGGCGACGTGTGTGTGatacacgtggaggccagaggtcagctgtCCACTTTAGTTCCTTTGTTTGTGTTCTTGAGACAAACTCTTACCGGGGACCCAGAATTCAATCATTAAATGAAAGCTGGCTGGTCCAGGAGTCCCAGCGATCTAACCTGTCTCTACCTGTCCCAGCATTACAAGCGCATGTCACTAGGCCTGACCTTTTTAGCTGGGTTCTAAGGACCAAGTTCTTACGGGGTGGCGAGCAACTTGGCAAACCAAGCTATCCCCCCAGCCAGAGTTGGTTTATTGTTAACAAGATGGAAGCGTTTCAGGGTCAGTATCTGGAGGGTTAGTGCTGTAACGTTGAGCTCAGACCTCTGGTGAGGTTTTACCCCACTCTCCTCTCGGATGGGCCTTCCTGGCCTGAGCCAGCAGGCGAGAAGGGCAGACTCAGAGCAAGTCAGACCATAAGAAGTGTTCCCGGAGTAAACTCCAGCGTCAGTCCTCCAGCTGACTAGCCTAACACTtgggtgtgtgtgtcacacaagGCTGACTCCATTGCCACAATCATGGAACTCTCCCCCCACCCTCAAGGGCAAAGGAGGACGAATGTCCCCTCTAAGGCAGATGTTCTGACGAAGCAAAGTAAATGAACAAGCAAGCTGGAGAGCAAACTTGGCTGCACTGTGGCCTGGAgcttctacttttaaaaacagagactgagagagagattCATGGTGGTTTTTACACGACGTGGGTTTCCCAGGTGAGCACCTTCCTCGGTGCTCTTCCGAACTTAGTGATGACAGCAGCACAGCAAAGTACCTGTGTCTTTAGTCTAACGAAACTAAATCACCCTCTAACATGGACATATCGCCAAATGATGACTTTGAGACATTTGTGTCTAGGTCCACTGAGAAAGTCAGCATTAGCAGGACTTCATAGGAAGGCCAAGCTTATGAGAGCACTCACCAGCGCTACCCAATCACCAACAAAGGTGCTTGGTTGTCAAGGGAGACACTTTCCAACACATCACCCCTGTGCTAATAGTGTGTTTCCTATGACAAATGcccttgctttttttctccaagaGCGTTGTAAATCACAAGTTCTTTTCTGCAGTGGTTGGCTTCCAGAAAGTGGGATCTTCAGACATCTTCCCTTGTGGCTATAATTTTTCTTAACACCAACAGCGCTGCCTAAGTACAGCCAGAGCTCATTAAACAGACTTCTGAGCACGATTATAAATGAACAATTAGCTGGAAATTATTCTAATGATTTGTTTTAGATGATAGACTACAGgcataatataattattttaaactttctacATCGTTAGAATGCAACGGAGCCACCTTTCAATTAGGTGAAGTGGACAGTCGCGGAGGGAGGCTGCAGAGGACCGTCATGGAGGCTGCAGCCCACTCACGGAGCAGAGCTAGGCAGCCAGAAGGCTGCACCCCAGCCCAGGTGTTTATAATTTACTCAGCCTTTCCGGTTTCTACTAGGTTTGGGTTTTTAAAGCTATTTCAATCCTTAAGACATCTCTgctgtgaaaaataaaagcattcagCACAGAGGATTCATATTCCTCCAGACCTCTACCATTCTCAGAGACACCACGTGAATAATGGCAGGTAGTAGAAGGAACTAGAAGAATCTCCAGTCTAGGAAGCGGCCCTTGGACGCCAGTTCACACACCATCACACTGGACGGACAGGAAAGGAGGTCTACATGAGTCACGGATGAGAGTAAGGAGCAAGCCCCAGAATGCAGGACGAGATCTCGGTCGCTCAGCCCTCCCTTGTCAATCCTTTCCTTTCAGGGTTTGTCAAATCAACTTGAATCTtgttctcataaaaaaaaaaaactttaaaaaaataagttgtttttttttaaaaaaaaaaattatgtgcatggttttgtatgtgtgggggtgtacCCCATGCCCACAGAACTGGAGATACAGGgaggtgtgagccacccaacTTGAGTTCTGAAACTGAaacttgaactcgggtcctctgcaggaggacGTGTGAGCCATCTCATCTCTCCACCCTGTCCTcacaagaacattttaaaatgtaccaaTAGAGATCTAAAAAaggtctttgttttctgaaaaaaatctaaaaatattccCTTAGAGAATGAATAATTGTTTTCAAAGTTTGCCTTTAGAAATTGCATTTTTTCACCTTGGCTAGTCAGGGTTCTATTTCCTCCTCTACCCTTGAGCCAAGCTCTTAGGCCTTTTGTGGCTGAGCATCAGAAGCCATCAGGGAGCGCAGcctaacacccacataaaagacCTGGTACCTGTGTTTCCACATCacaaagcaagccagcaagcacaCAAGGCCACAGAAGAGGTTTGAGGACCATCTGGAGGAATTAGGAACAGTTTGAAAGTGCCCGTGATGCTGCTACAGTCGGCCACATCCCTGTACACAAAGGTCCTGCTGAGAGGCTCCGAGGAAGGCAGTTTGCACAGGCAAGAATCCAGAGAGCTCTCACAGGTAAACTGGGCAATCAGGGAGCAGTGGTGGGCAGCGAATGCCACGGCCCAGCGTGCAGACCACCAGGCCAGGGCACtcaagcaggaagtagagcacctgaagagagagaaaaggcttcCTGTTACAGAGAAGAGAGGGGCCCACACAAAGCAGACTAGCCCACGCTGTTTGGCTGAGTTCTCTGAGGCAAGGGCCATTCTCTTCTCAAGCCATAATACCAAGACACGGCTATACTTCACGCTGATTAGCAAGATGACTGATTTCTGCAACAGGGTCCCTCGGGTaccccaggctgaccctgaacttgcTCTATGGCTGAGGACTGGCTTGATtgcccaatcctcctgcctccagtgtTCAAGTGCTGGCATCATAGATGCATGCCACCGTGGCCAGCTTCAGAGATATTTACTGGGAATCACGCTCAAACTATTTGTCATGTGGGCAGCTTGTTGGCTTTTTTTCCATGACCTGCAATGACCTCTCTTAGCTTGACTGGAATGTTTTACGTCTAATTTAGCAGGTATGTAAATGAATCCCAAACAAGCCCTCTCTCCCACGTGACACACGCACTTATTCTTTAAGTTGAGAAAGGCCGGTCATAGGATGGAAATGGGATTCAAAAGTAAAGGACAGGCTTCCTTTACTACGAGGAGTGCCGTGTTGGGTCAAAACTATTGCACATTGAGCAGCTAACAATAAAGGTTATGGGAAAACAGAACGCAATGAATGTAGCGGCTATCACACTACAGCCATGATGGTCAAGATCCCTAAGCGAGTGGCCTCTGGGCAGAAACGGTGaatggtggagacaggaggcaggTGGCCTATACATTAGCTCTGGGGTTGGTGTGCTGGCTAAGTCCTAACTGTGCTCGGGAGGGATTGTGCCTTCTTAAGGGTCCCTGGCTTAGTTTACCCAGCTCTGGAACACTGTGACGGAAACTCCTGGGTTCTCACTGACACAACCACAATAAATGTCACTGTAACGGCACAAGAGATGCCCTTGTGACTGGGTTCACACACCAGACATGCCTCTCTTAGTGGTTTCCCTGTGTGGGGTCCAAACAAAGACCAGTTCCACAAACTTTGGGACTTGTGTCTATAGTTTGTAGGGTAAGATTTATGCTTCCATAGAGAAAAAAGCTACCCCTTACTGGGAGCAATTCTGGTGTCTGACCAAGGCCAGCCTTAAAGCCTCCTCCCCTTAaaggctgggatttcaggcaggtaccaccatgcctggctaaaacaTCGTGTATCTTAGAaacataacaggaacaatttgtATTTGACATGATTATTTTTCCTTGGAGGGAAAGAATCAGATAAATGCAAGTGGCATCATTATAAAAttagaaaggatttatttaatttgtgataTTAAAAGGAGTGCTTTGGTGCTGTCCCCAGAACACTCAGTGACAATATTTTATGAAGACTTGGTGTGTTTAGATGTTAAAATATGGGTTTATTGTGTAAGGCTAACGGCatggaatattaaaaaatattgtgGATTATTCTGAAATCTTTGGGCTTGGTGATGGGGTTTAGATTCCTGGCGTGAGAGCCAGTTTATGCTGGTCACGTGTGACCGCTAGCAGGAGGAACCCCAGTTAAAAGTGGCCATTTCCCTCTGGGTAGCCATCGGCTTAGCAGAACAGCCCCAGATTGAATTGCGGCCACACGTTTCTGGTTTTGGCCACCACCAGCTAGATCCTGCAGTTGCCCCTCTCCCCAGAGCATACCCTGCCATGTGCACACGATCACAATCACCCCCAGATGCACACACGTCCTTAAACAGTAGATATTTAGAACACTTACTACGGGGGAAAGCCCATTTGTTGACAACAAGACGTTTGTCTACTTTAAAGAAAGCAGGGCTGGCTGGCACCACGGTTTCGTGGGGAGGGGctcctgccaccaagtctgatgacctgagttccatacctgggacccacatggtgggaggggtGAGCCAACGCCCCGCAAGATGCACCCTGGCCTGTCCACACACATcatagcacacagacacagacgacaaataataaattcagtttaaaaatgtttaaatgataCATTTTGGCTCAGACACGTATTTGCCAGAGACCGTTTAACAAGGACACAACAGTGAAGGACATGAACCAGCAGCTGAGCCAGGCCGGACCGGGCTACCTGATTAAGGTTTCAGTCCTGAACGCTACCTAGGGGACTCGTCTATTGGACATATTAACCAGTGTCTCTTCACCTGCAAATGTGGAATGCTGTTTCTAACCTGACTTCCTATTATCACTACGAGGACCAAGAGTCGGCCTCTCCGACGGGCACAGGAATTAAACCAGTGGAGAAGGAAGGCTGCCATTTCCAGGAACCGGCCAGGACTGGCTCTTCTGTCTGCCTTGCTTTCCATCGAGCGGGCGGAACTATGCAGATTAGCTTGCAGAAGGGGTAAACATTGACACAAA includes:
- the Sspn gene encoding LOW QUALITY PROTEIN: sarcospan (The sequence of the model RefSeq protein was modified relative to this genomic sequence to represent the inferred CDS: deleted 3 bases in 2 codons) — translated: MGRKSSPGAQERVDEEARTCCGCRFPLLLALLQLALGIAVTVLGFLMASISPSLLVRDTPFWAGIIVCVVAYLGLFMLCVSYQVDERTCVQFSMKVLYFLLECPGLVVCTLAVAFAAHHCSLIAQFTCESSLDSCLCKLPSSEPLSRTFVYRDVADCSSITGTFKLFLISRWSSNLFCGLVCLLACFVMWKHRYQVFYVGVRLRSLMASDAQPQKA